A region from the Flavobacteriales bacterium genome encodes:
- the ruvC gene encoding crossover junction endodeoxyribonuclease RuvC, which yields MSRPMAVAENSPAERVILGIDPGTTAMGFGVLLEQGRSIALVDAGVVRFPGLDDHTLKLKEIFDRTLAIIDQHHPDELAIEAQFFGKNVQSMLKLGRAQGVAIAAALHRQIAVVEYAPKRVKQAITGNGNASKEQVAAMLGGLLQGAKLPTSTDATDAVAVALCHHFSRGNTVRRGGVARGSSTWGSFVRNNPGRVKKP from the coding sequence ATGTCGCGTCCCATGGCCGTCGCCGAAAATAGTCCCGCTGAGCGGGTGATCCTCGGCATTGATCCGGGTACAACGGCCATGGGCTTCGGTGTGCTGTTGGAACAAGGACGCAGCATTGCCCTCGTGGATGCCGGGGTGGTACGGTTCCCGGGCCTGGACGACCATACGTTGAAGCTCAAGGAGATCTTCGATCGGACGCTGGCCATCATCGATCAGCACCACCCGGACGAGTTGGCCATTGAAGCACAGTTCTTCGGGAAGAATGTGCAAAGCATGCTCAAGCTAGGGCGTGCACAGGGTGTTGCGATCGCCGCGGCATTGCACCGGCAGATCGCGGTGGTGGAGTACGCCCCAAAACGTGTGAAACAGGCCATCACGGGCAATGGTAACGCGAGCAAGGAGCAGGTTGCGGCCATGCTGGGCGGCCTGCTTCAAGGAGCAAAGCTGCCCACCAGCACCGATGCCACGGATGCCGTGGCAGTGGCCTTGTGCCATCATTTCTCGCGCGGCAACACGGTCCGCAGGGGCGGTGTGGCCCGGGGCAGCAGCACCTGGGGTTCGTTCGTGCGCAACAACCCGGGAAGGGTAAAGAAGCCTTAA
- a CDS encoding HIT family protein, whose amino-acid sequence MPSIFTRIVNGDIPCHKVAEDDRYLAFLDINPLREGHTLVVPKLEVDKFFELPEEVLAGIMPFAQGVARKIAEVIPCDRIGVSVIGLEVPHAHVHLIPIDTVHDMDFSRPKLKFSQAELAAIAERIRLA is encoded by the coding sequence ATGCCGAGCATCTTCACGCGCATTGTCAACGGCGATATCCCCTGCCACAAGGTGGCCGAGGACGATCGCTACTTGGCCTTTCTGGACATCAACCCGCTGCGCGAAGGCCACACGCTAGTGGTACCGAAACTGGAGGTGGACAAGTTCTTCGAACTGCCTGAGGAGGTCCTGGCGGGCATCATGCCGTTCGCCCAAGGTGTTGCCCGGAAGATCGCTGAAGTGATCCCTTGCGATCGCATCGGTGTAAGCGTTATCGGATTGGAAGTGCCGCACGCACATGTGCACCTCATTCCCATCGACACCGTGCACGACATGGATTTTTCGCGGCCCAAGCTGAAGTTCAGCCAGGCGGAACTGGCCGCCATCGCCGAGCGCATCCGCCTGGCTTAA
- the greA gene encoding transcription elongation factor GreA, whose product MSTAYYTEEGLKKLQDELHHMKTVERRHLSQQIADARDKGDLSENAEYHAAKEDQGLLEARIAKLEGVVANARIIEAGMLEEGRIYIHSKVMVRMVDNNSHREFILVAESEADIKVGKISVSSPIGKGLLGKTKGEVAEVTTPTGSTMRLEIIEISR is encoded by the coding sequence ATGAGCACTGCTTACTACACCGAAGAGGGCCTCAAGAAACTGCAGGACGAACTGCACCACATGAAAACCGTGGAGCGCCGTCACCTGAGCCAGCAGATCGCTGACGCCCGCGACAAAGGTGACCTGAGCGAGAACGCCGAGTACCATGCGGCCAAAGAAGATCAAGGTCTGTTGGAAGCCCGTATCGCCAAGTTGGAAGGCGTGGTCGCGAATGCGCGCATCATTGAAGCCGGCATGCTTGAAGAGGGCCGCATTTACATCCACAGCAAAGTGATGGTGCGCATGGTGGACAACAACTCGCACCGTGAGTTCATACTAGTGGCGGAAAGTGAAGCGGACATCAAAGTCGGGAAGATCAGCGTGAGTTCACCCATCGGCAAAGGCTTGCTGGGCAAGACGAAAGGAGAAGTGGCCGAGGTAACCACCCCGACGGGCAGCACCATGCGTTTGGAGATCATCGAGATCAGCCGCTGA
- a CDS encoding PorV/PorQ family protein → METKKNNMGKAFGLLLCGALIGVQAFAGNPDRAGQAGGSQLLINPWARSSGWGLANYASLRGVESMYGNVAGLAHTRKTEIYFTNTTWLQGSGVRINAIGLGQKVGESGVLGLSATVMGFGDLQVTTDAQPEGGLGTFSPTMSNISLAYAKSFSNSIYGGLLIRVVSESIANVRATGICFDAGIHYVTGEKDNIKFGIALKNVGPAMRFAGDGLGVQGLVSTGSDVLTLQQRSERFELPSMLTIGAAWDVVTGEMHRLTLAGTFVSNSFTQDQGLFGVEYGFKRIFHLRGGYLYEKDITNEDRQTVFTGPSAGLSVDLPFGEEKKSAIAFDYGYRATNPFGGVHSIGVRISL, encoded by the coding sequence ATGGAAACGAAGAAGAACAACATGGGCAAAGCGTTCGGGCTGCTCTTGTGCGGTGCTCTGATCGGTGTGCAGGCATTCGCCGGCAATCCTGATCGGGCCGGCCAGGCGGGTGGTTCGCAACTGCTGATCAACCCGTGGGCCCGGAGCAGCGGCTGGGGCTTGGCCAACTATGCTTCGCTTCGAGGCGTGGAAAGCATGTACGGCAATGTGGCGGGCCTCGCTCACACACGCAAGACCGAGATCTACTTCACCAACACCACATGGTTGCAAGGCTCCGGCGTTCGCATCAACGCGATCGGCTTGGGCCAGAAGGTGGGCGAGAGCGGTGTGCTCGGACTGAGCGCCACCGTGATGGGGTTCGGTGATCTTCAGGTAACCACGGATGCTCAGCCGGAAGGGGGATTGGGCACGTTCAGCCCAACGATGAGCAATATCTCGCTGGCGTATGCCAAGAGCTTCAGCAACAGCATCTACGGCGGTTTGCTGATACGCGTTGTGAGCGAGAGCATTGCCAACGTGCGCGCCACGGGCATTTGCTTTGACGCTGGGATCCATTACGTAACGGGCGAAAAGGACAACATCAAGTTCGGCATCGCGCTCAAGAACGTGGGACCGGCCATGCGCTTTGCAGGTGATGGTCTCGGGGTCCAGGGCCTCGTCAGCACGGGGAGCGATGTGCTCACCCTGCAGCAACGCAGCGAGCGCTTCGAACTGCCCAGCATGCTCACGATCGGGGCTGCGTGGGACGTGGTAACCGGTGAGATGCACCGCTTGACCTTGGCCGGGACGTTCGTGAGCAACTCCTTCACCCAGGACCAAGGGCTGTTCGGCGTTGAGTACGGGTTCAAGCGGATCTTCCATCTGCGCGGCGGGTACCTCTACGAAAAGGACATCACCAACGAGGACCGTCAAACGGTCTTCACGGGTCCTAGCGCCGGCCTTAGCGTTGACCTGCCGTTCGGCGAGGAAAAGAAGAGCGCCATCGCCTTCGACTACGGCTACCGTGCCACCAATCCGTTCGGGGGCGTCCACAGTATCGGCGTGCGCATCAGCCTCTAA
- a CDS encoding T9SS C-terminal target domain-containing protein, producing MNRITIRTVVPALGLLLISTGASARENQNGRRADAGSRGSAKADNCSPSTARTEIDLNNVRALIETGGNMWQDRSSPGGPAYEVPKTDDRSGPHALFAGSLWMGGLSPDNQLKLAAVRFRQVGNDFWPGPLTNDGTASIPQEVCTAYDKTWKTKRDDVAAHVAYHNCIEDPNCNEQVEFPGYNYPAIFAEWPAIGDVAGGQDIYLAPFNDFDGDGDYNPDDGDSPGYDLDGTIDCKARFREDPIPLFGDENIFWIFNDKGNAHTETSGQPIGMEIRAQAFAFATNDEVNNMTFYNYVVINQGTQTLTNTYFGQWVDADLGCANDDYVGCDVQRGLGYAYNGTDNDAGAACAGGAVGYGVQPPAIGVDFFEGPFQDADGVDNPLTTDCNAARAGLGIPYKGIGIGYGDTVVDNERYGMRAFLYHNNDGSVTGDPSIAIDYYNLLRAIWKDNSPNLYFGTGHIGGGGDPNIPALYMFPGDSDPLGWGTNCVPQPDWSEITEGNAEGDRRFIQSAGPFTLEPGAYNNITVGVVWARATTGGPFASVEEVRKADDKAQSLFDNCFNILDGPFAPDLTITELDRELILYISNPDGSNNNDSIPEDYEELDPAIPESASDRTYNFQGYMVYQLKNSLVSAAELSDPTKARLIYQGDIEDGIGQLVNYNFDEQIGLPVPTEMVNGADEGIAHSIRVTEDKFAQGDVRLVNFKTYYFMAISYGYNNYQDYNPSQLTGQAFPFKSGRKSTRGEIISFSGIPHKPTPANGGTIQQSGYGDGFSITRLEGEGNATNLLDLEDSTVDDILSGYPWRADEVTYKPGLAPVNVKVVDPLKVPNGKFELWFNDATPDNLKDASWTLVALDIDANADGAPDSVHSERAIEVLNEQLVLDWGLSVTIQQSAYTDNNNFTELLDLGTFQIEGAQTPWFTGIPDGEGEIAFNWIRSGTSDEDGNSYNDYLGEDDNEEYEGILAGTWAPWVLCGDTAFQPCSPDLESSRNVSRLSNSRSVVVVMTPDRSKWTRCPVLENEENDAISEGGVKKNYLRSGASVDKYGNRAGSGNENPAEATLTGSNGMGWFPGYAIDLASGERLNMAFSENSFWGTPDPYTGQQNGKDFLFNPSDRFVTNLGEPLFGGCHWIYVFGNMRRQFEDEDFMPQYDEGKFLYDQLTLGTGTSRRNAFRSCMWVGSMMPVPGTTMLSIADGLVPAETKILLRTAQPYREYVNPYSGYSPEIPLTGQENDLRNGGKPLYTFNSSPQATITSVADVAEDALDMISVVPNPYYSFSGYETSRLDNRVKFINLPQTCTIKIYNVGGTLIRTFRKDNDLTYLDWDLKNGNSVPIAGGTYICHIDVPGVGEKVVKWFGVIRPVDLQNF from the coding sequence ATGAACCGCATCACCATACGAACTGTTGTCCCTGCTCTCGGCCTGCTGTTGATCAGCACTGGGGCGAGCGCTCGTGAGAACCAGAACGGCCGCAGGGCCGATGCAGGCAGCAGGGGTTCGGCCAAGGCCGACAACTGCTCCCCGTCGACCGCACGCACGGAGATCGACCTGAACAACGTACGTGCGTTGATCGAGACCGGCGGCAACATGTGGCAGGACAGGTCAAGCCCCGGGGGGCCGGCCTACGAAGTGCCCAAAACGGACGATCGCTCGGGGCCGCACGCCCTGTTCGCCGGTTCCCTCTGGATGGGCGGTTTGTCGCCCGACAATCAACTGAAGTTGGCCGCCGTAAGGTTCCGGCAGGTCGGTAACGACTTCTGGCCGGGTCCGCTCACGAACGATGGCACCGCATCCATACCGCAGGAAGTCTGTACCGCGTATGACAAAACGTGGAAGACCAAACGCGACGACGTGGCCGCGCATGTTGCTTACCACAACTGCATTGAGGATCCGAACTGCAACGAGCAGGTAGAGTTCCCCGGCTATAACTACCCCGCGATCTTCGCCGAGTGGCCGGCAATTGGTGATGTGGCCGGCGGTCAGGACATCTATCTGGCGCCCTTCAACGATTTCGACGGCGACGGCGATTACAATCCGGACGACGGCGATTCGCCCGGGTATGACCTTGACGGGACCATCGACTGCAAAGCGCGTTTCCGGGAGGATCCCATCCCATTGTTCGGCGATGAGAACATCTTCTGGATCTTCAACGACAAGGGCAACGCCCACACCGAGACCAGCGGCCAGCCGATCGGCATGGAGATCCGTGCGCAAGCGTTCGCCTTCGCCACCAACGACGAGGTGAACAACATGACCTTCTACAACTACGTGGTCATCAACCAAGGCACACAGACCCTCACGAACACCTATTTCGGGCAATGGGTTGACGCGGACCTCGGTTGCGCCAACGATGACTACGTCGGCTGCGATGTGCAGCGCGGATTGGGCTATGCCTACAACGGCACCGACAACGACGCAGGTGCGGCCTGTGCTGGCGGCGCCGTCGGGTATGGTGTGCAGCCACCTGCCATCGGCGTGGACTTCTTTGAAGGCCCCTTCCAGGATGCGGACGGGGTGGATAACCCCTTGACCACCGACTGTAACGCAGCTCGAGCCGGCTTGGGTATCCCGTACAAAGGCATCGGCATCGGGTACGGTGATACAGTAGTGGACAATGAACGCTACGGGATGCGTGCCTTCCTGTACCACAACAATGATGGTTCCGTAACCGGCGACCCAAGCATTGCGATCGACTACTACAACCTCCTGCGTGCGATCTGGAAGGACAACTCGCCGAACTTGTATTTCGGCACTGGCCACATCGGTGGTGGGGGGGATCCGAACATTCCCGCCCTGTACATGTTCCCTGGTGACAGCGATCCGCTAGGCTGGGGCACGAACTGTGTACCTCAACCGGACTGGTCGGAGATCACTGAAGGCAATGCGGAAGGCGATCGTCGGTTCATCCAGAGCGCCGGGCCGTTCACACTGGAACCGGGTGCGTACAACAACATAACCGTGGGCGTTGTATGGGCCCGTGCCACCACCGGTGGTCCCTTCGCCAGTGTTGAGGAAGTGCGCAAGGCGGATGACAAGGCGCAATCGCTCTTCGACAATTGCTTCAACATCCTGGACGGTCCGTTCGCACCTGACCTGACCATCACAGAACTTGATCGCGAGCTGATACTTTACATCAGCAACCCTGACGGTAGCAACAATAACGACAGCATCCCCGAGGATTATGAAGAACTGGACCCGGCGATCCCCGAAAGTGCTTCGGACCGCACCTACAACTTCCAGGGCTACATGGTCTACCAGTTGAAGAACTCCCTCGTATCGGCCGCTGAACTGAGCGACCCCACCAAGGCCCGCCTTATCTATCAAGGGGATATCGAGGACGGCATCGGCCAATTGGTGAACTACAACTTCGATGAGCAGATCGGCCTCCCGGTTCCCACGGAGATGGTGAACGGTGCTGACGAGGGAATTGCACACTCCATCCGGGTAACCGAGGACAAGTTCGCTCAAGGGGATGTACGCTTGGTCAATTTCAAGACCTACTACTTCATGGCCATCTCCTATGGGTACAACAACTACCAGGATTACAACCCCTCGCAGCTAACGGGTCAGGCGTTCCCCTTCAAGAGCGGCCGTAAGAGCACACGTGGCGAGATCATCTCCTTCTCCGGCATTCCCCACAAGCCCACCCCGGCCAATGGCGGCACGATACAGCAGTCAGGCTACGGGGACGGCTTCAGCATTACCCGCTTGGAGGGCGAGGGCAACGCAACGAACCTGCTCGACCTGGAAGATTCCACCGTTGATGACATCCTGAGCGGCTACCCATGGCGCGCCGATGAGGTGACCTACAAGCCGGGTTTGGCACCCGTGAACGTGAAGGTGGTGGACCCACTGAAGGTGCCCAACGGGAAGTTCGAGCTGTGGTTCAACGATGCCACGCCGGACAATCTGAAAGATGCTTCATGGACGCTCGTGGCTTTGGATATCGATGCGAACGCTGATGGTGCCCCGGACAGTGTCCACAGCGAGCGCGCTATCGAGGTCCTGAACGAACAACTGGTGCTGGACTGGGGGCTTTCCGTGACCATCCAGCAATCGGCCTACACAGACAACAACAACTTCACCGAGTTGTTGGATCTGGGGACCTTCCAGATCGAAGGCGCCCAAACACCCTGGTTCACCGGGATACCTGATGGTGAAGGTGAGATCGCTTTCAACTGGATCCGTTCGGGCACCAGTGACGAGGATGGCAACAGCTACAATGATTATTTGGGCGAGGACGACAACGAGGAATACGAAGGCATCCTCGCCGGTACGTGGGCGCCGTGGGTACTTTGTGGTGACACGGCGTTCCAGCCGTGTTCGCCGGACCTGGAATCCTCGCGCAACGTTTCGCGGCTGAGCAACTCGCGCAGCGTTGTGGTGGTAATGACCCCGGATCGCAGCAAATGGACCCGCTGCCCCGTGCTGGAGAACGAAGAAAACGATGCCATTTCCGAAGGCGGCGTGAAGAAGAACTACCTGCGCTCTGGCGCCAGTGTGGACAAGTACGGCAACCGGGCTGGTAGCGGGAACGAAAACCCCGCAGAGGCCACGCTTACCGGATCGAACGGCATGGGCTGGTTCCCCGGGTATGCCATTGACTTGGCCAGCGGCGAACGGCTGAACATGGCATTTAGCGAGAACAGTTTCTGGGGCACGCCCGATCCGTACACCGGCCAACAGAACGGCAAGGACTTCTTGTTCAATCCTAGCGATCGCTTCGTTACCAACTTGGGCGAGCCGCTCTTCGGCGGCTGCCACTGGATCTACGTGTTCGGCAATATGCGCCGCCAGTTCGAGGATGAGGATTTCATGCCCCAGTACGACGAGGGCAAGTTCCTGTACGATCAACTTACCCTCGGCACGGGGACTTCCCGCCGGAACGCCTTCCGCTCCTGCATGTGGGTCGGCAGTATGATGCCCGTGCCGGGCACGACCATGCTCAGCATTGCCGATGGCCTGGTGCCGGCCGAAACCAAGATCCTGCTGCGCACGGCGCAGCCGTACCGCGAATACGTGAACCCGTACAGTGGCTATTCGCCCGAAATACCCTTGACAGGCCAAGAAAACGACCTGCGCAACGGTGGCAAGCCTTTGTACACGTTCAACAGCAGCCCTCAGGCCACCATCACCTCGGTAGCCGACGTGGCTGAGGATGCGCTGGATATGATCAGCGTTGTGCCCAATCCGTACTACTCGTTCAGCGGCTATGAGACCAGTCGCTTGGACAACCGGGTCAAGTTCATCAACCTGCCTCAAACGTGCACCATCAAGATCTACAACGTGGGCGGCACGCTGATCAGGACCTTCCGCAAGGACAACGACCTCACCTATCTGGATTGGGACCTGAAGAACGGCAACTCGGTGCCCATTGCCGGTGGCACCTATATCTGCCACATCGATGTGCCCGGCGTGGGCGAAAAAGTGGTGAAGTGGTTCGGTGTGATCCGTCCCGTTGACCTGCAGAACTTCTAA
- a CDS encoding carboxypeptidase-like regulatory domain-containing protein yields MVRRFLSLAALCLATAASYAQVGSGSLKGTITDGKSGEPLPFVNVLIENKGTQAAGGSTDFDGVYLIKPIEPGTYDVTFSYVGYQPVKQTGVVINGNKITFLDIKMESGMELKEVRVVRYQVPLIEKDGGASGGTVTRDQISKMPGRTANSIATTVAGASTAGTGGGVSIRGARTENTYYYIDGVKVPAGAGTGLPKSAIEEVQVITGGVPANYGDVTGGVINITTRGPSRSFFGGVEYLTSGWKVGEDINDIVGLDAYAFNQLEASLSGPLFFKKDSLGNKGKPLLGFFLSGQYTNVVDDAPQYVNDPRIKPEVRDQLIAEPLTVRDVAGRPTAFYNSNYVGTSDLENLRTRQNAARKVYLASGKLDITTTPTVNLTIGGSFEYAKAQDYNRNNTLLNAENNNRSRDITWRGFVRFTQRFNAKEEGEEGAAAKKSGIKNAFYSVQFDYSRFDSRNEDPVHQDRLFDYGYLGKFETYRMNSYDLPTVDKPYFEQNGWVDTLVTFEASDLNPDVAAITDQYFQLFDQAPYNPFNPAEEDGPYQNFNAIQSGQGLLNGQGPDNVYGLFNNIGSLANDYRKRQTDQMRLAATGSADIGSHAVSIGIEYEQLTQRDYRLSPVGFWGLARNYVNDHIREIDATLADTNYVIGQYPLVDHPRLIDLQNQSYFDRQLREVLGLDPNGSDFINLDAVDPSLLSIDMFSADELINSGENIFTPSGGLVNSYFGYDHTGNKLTGRPSLDDFFNDRDANGNYTRLQAPFQPIYIAGYIMDKFSFDDIIFNVGVRVDRYDANQSVLKDPYLWQNAYSAGDAVRDGNIQQQLNNRPSNIGDDFVVYVNDYTGPLNVVGYRDGDDWYNALGERVTDPSILQSASGIQPYLIGRGEDNQLNGSRLNQNAFRDYEPVVNIMPRVAFSFPISDEAVFFAHYDVLTQRPTSASRLDLMNYSYIQTTQNVVNNPNLRPTKTIDYELGFQQVLTKSSSLKIAAFYRELRDMIQVRNMAQAWPTSYQTFDNIDFGTVKGFSLTYDMRRTGNLWMRASYTLQFADGTGSDPNTSLRLINSGQPNLRTIAPLNFDQRHAFQITADFRYGRGKDYNGPMLFGKPILQSTGVNVVTNLGSGTPYSASSRIINEGEAIGSHSLNGGINGSRLPWQFNMDLQLDRDLPLKFGKGEDKAKSANLNIYLLVTNVLNTRNVVDVWRGTGSPDDDGYLAAAEYQDAINAEIDPARYRELYALKVNDPGNFGAPRTIRLGLRFDF; encoded by the coding sequence ATGGTGAGAAGGTTCCTCTCATTGGCCGCCCTTTGCCTCGCGACGGCAGCCAGCTATGCTCAAGTCGGCTCCGGAAGTCTAAAGGGCACGATCACCGATGGCAAGTCGGGCGAGCCGTTGCCGTTCGTGAACGTGCTGATCGAGAACAAGGGCACCCAAGCGGCCGGTGGCTCCACCGACTTCGATGGGGTGTACCTCATCAAGCCGATCGAACCGGGGACCTACGATGTCACCTTCAGCTATGTGGGTTACCAGCCCGTGAAGCAGACCGGGGTGGTGATCAACGGTAACAAGATCACCTTCTTGGACATCAAGATGGAGAGCGGGATGGAGCTGAAAGAGGTGCGCGTGGTGCGCTACCAGGTGCCGCTCATCGAAAAGGACGGAGGCGCCAGCGGTGGAACGGTGACCCGCGACCAGATCAGCAAGATGCCGGGCCGTACGGCGAACAGCATCGCCACCACCGTGGCCGGTGCCAGCACGGCAGGTACTGGCGGTGGCGTAAGTATCCGCGGTGCGCGCACGGAGAACACCTATTACTACATCGACGGGGTGAAGGTGCCGGCTGGTGCTGGAACCGGCCTGCCCAAGAGCGCCATCGAGGAAGTACAAGTGATCACTGGTGGTGTGCCCGCCAACTACGGTGACGTTACGGGCGGTGTGATCAACATCACAACGCGTGGGCCGAGCCGTTCGTTCTTCGGCGGCGTTGAATACTTGACATCGGGCTGGAAGGTCGGCGAGGACATCAACGACATCGTTGGCCTCGACGCCTACGCTTTCAACCAGTTGGAAGCCAGCTTGAGCGGCCCATTGTTCTTCAAGAAAGACAGCTTGGGCAATAAAGGGAAGCCCCTGCTGGGCTTCTTCCTGAGCGGCCAGTACACCAACGTGGTGGACGATGCGCCCCAATACGTTAACGATCCACGGATCAAACCCGAGGTCAGGGACCAACTGATAGCCGAACCACTGACCGTGCGCGACGTTGCTGGCCGGCCTACAGCGTTCTACAATTCCAACTATGTAGGCACGAGCGATCTGGAGAACTTGAGGACCCGCCAGAACGCTGCTCGTAAGGTCTATCTCGCTTCGGGCAAGCTCGATATCACCACCACACCCACCGTGAACCTGACCATCGGGGGGTCGTTCGAGTACGCAAAAGCACAAGACTACAACCGCAACAACACCCTGTTGAACGCGGAGAACAATAACCGCTCGCGTGATATCACGTGGCGTGGCTTCGTGCGGTTCACACAACGGTTCAACGCCAAGGAAGAGGGTGAAGAGGGCGCTGCAGCCAAGAAATCCGGCATCAAGAACGCCTTCTACAGCGTTCAGTTCGACTATTCGCGATTCGACAGCAGGAACGAAGACCCTGTGCACCAAGACCGACTGTTCGACTACGGGTACCTCGGCAAATTCGAGACCTACCGCATGAACAGCTACGACCTGCCCACGGTGGACAAGCCCTACTTCGAGCAGAACGGGTGGGTGGACACCTTGGTGACGTTCGAGGCCAGTGACCTGAACCCCGATGTGGCGGCGATAACCGATCAGTACTTCCAACTGTTCGACCAGGCCCCCTACAACCCGTTCAACCCGGCTGAGGAGGACGGCCCGTACCAGAACTTCAATGCCATCCAGAGCGGACAAGGTCTGCTGAACGGCCAGGGGCCGGACAATGTGTACGGCCTATTCAACAACATCGGCTCCCTGGCCAACGATTACCGCAAACGCCAGACCGACCAGATGCGCCTTGCAGCCACCGGCTCAGCTGATATCGGCTCACATGCCGTAAGCATTGGAATTGAGTATGAGCAGCTCACCCAGCGCGACTACCGCTTGTCGCCAGTGGGTTTCTGGGGCCTTGCCCGCAACTACGTGAACGATCACATCCGCGAGATCGACGCCACGTTGGCTGATACGAACTATGTCATCGGCCAGTACCCCTTGGTGGACCATCCACGCCTGATCGACCTGCAGAACCAGTCCTACTTCGATCGTCAGTTGCGTGAGGTGCTCGGTTTGGACCCCAACGGATCCGACTTCATCAATCTCGATGCTGTTGATCCTTCGCTCCTGTCCATCGACATGTTCAGTGCTGATGAACTGATCAACAGTGGTGAGAACATCTTCACGCCCAGTGGTGGTCTGGTGAACAGCTACTTCGGTTATGACCACACCGGCAACAAGCTGACCGGTCGACCTTCGTTGGACGATTTCTTCAACGACCGCGATGCAAATGGCAACTACACGCGTTTGCAGGCGCCCTTCCAGCCCATCTACATCGCTGGCTACATCATGGACAAGTTCTCGTTCGACGACATCATCTTCAACGTTGGTGTGCGTGTGGACCGTTATGACGCCAACCAAAGCGTACTGAAAGACCCCTATCTCTGGCAGAACGCCTACTCCGCCGGTGACGCTGTTCGTGACGGTAACATCCAACAACAGCTGAACAACCGTCCGAGCAACATCGGCGATGACTTCGTGGTGTACGTGAACGACTATACCGGACCGCTGAACGTGGTCGGCTACCGGGACGGCGATGACTGGTACAACGCCTTGGGAGAGCGGGTTACCGACCCCAGCATCCTCCAATCAGCGAGCGGCATCCAGCCCTACCTCATCGGGCGCGGCGAGGACAACCAATTGAACGGTAGCCGCCTGAACCAGAATGCGTTCAGGGACTATGAGCCGGTGGTGAACATCATGCCGCGCGTGGCCTTCAGCTTCCCCATCAGCGACGAGGCCGTGTTCTTCGCGCACTACGACGTTTTGACGCAGCGCCCCACAAGCGCAAGCCGGCTCGACCTGATGAACTATTCGTACATCCAGACCACGCAGAACGTGGTGAACAACCCGAACCTGCGGCCCACCAAGACCATCGACTATGAGCTTGGTTTCCAGCAGGTGCTTACAAAGAGCAGCTCGCTCAAGATCGCCGCGTTCTACCGCGAGTTGCGCGACATGATCCAAGTGCGCAACATGGCCCAGGCCTGGCCAACCAGCTACCAGACCTTCGACAACATCGACTTCGGTACGGTAAAGGGTTTCAGCCTCACGTACGACATGCGCCGCACGGGCAACCTCTGGATGCGTGCCAGCTACACACTTCAGTTCGCCGACGGAACCGGTAGCGACCCGAACACCAGCCTTCGCCTGATCAATAGCGGCCAGCCCAACCTGCGCACCATCGCACCGCTCAACTTCGACCAGCGCCACGCCTTCCAGATCACGGCCGACTTCCGCTACGGGCGCGGCAAGGACTACAATGGTCCGATGCTGTTCGGCAAACCCATCCTGCAATCCACGGGCGTGAACGTGGTGACCAATCTGGGCAGTGGAACACCGTACAGCGCCAGCAGCCGCATCATCAACGAGGGCGAGGCAATCGGTAGCCACAGCTTGAACGGGGGTATCAACGGCAGCCGCCTGCCTTGGCAGTTCAATATGGACCTTCAGTTGGACCGCGACCTACCGTTGAAGTTCGGCAAAGGCGAGGACAAGGCGAAGAGCGCCAACCTGAACATCTACCTGCTCGTGACCAACGTGCTCAACACCCGCAACGTGGTGGACGTTTGGCGCGGCACTGGATCCCCGGATGACGATGGTTACTTGGCTGCGGCGGAATACCAGGATGCGATCAACGCAGAGATCGACCCGGCCCGCTACCGTGAATTGTATGCCCTGAAAGTGAACGACCCGGGCAATTTCGGTGCCCCGCGCACCATTCGTTTGGGCCTCCGTTTCGATTTCTGA